TCTAAAAAAGATGGTCGATTAGCAGGACATGCCAAAGATCCAATATCGAGTGGCTTAGCATTAGAAGCTTTTGTGCCGAAAAATTTTTGGCATGACCACAGTGGTGAGGTGTTCATCATGGGTGCTGGAGGAAGTGCCCGAGCGATGGCCGCCTATCTATTTGATCAAAATAAAGGATTAAATGTCCCATCAAAAATGTACGTCGCCAACCGAAGTACCCCGCGATTGGAATCGATGAAAGAAATTATGAAAAAGCTCTGTCCGAAGGCACCTATTGAATACCATCATTGTCCGGATGTAGCTATCAACGATACCATTTTAAAAGATATGAAACCCTTTTCTCTCATCGTCAATGCAACTGGCTTAGGGAAAGATCGACCAGGATCACCGCTTTCTAATCAATGCGAATTTCCTCAAAATAGCTTAGTATGGGAGATTAATTATCGAGGCGATCTCCTCTTTATGCACCAG
This genomic stretch from Candidatus Atribacteria bacterium ADurb.Bin276 harbors:
- a CDS encoding shikimate 5-dehydrogenase; this encodes MKLPDKATQPTMYFIGVTTEKSSIMKLFPLWAKELGLDGTVLKGIDITIHAPEDDYRKALSFIKDDPLSLGALVTTHKIDMYNACKDLFDFLDPYSQAFGELSSISKKDGRLAGHAKDPISSGLALEAFVPKNFWHDHSGEVFIMGAGGSARAMAAYLFDQNKGLNVPSKMYVANRSTPRLESMKEIMKKLCPKAPIEYHHCPDVAINDTILKDMKPFSLIVNATGLGKDRPGSPLSNQCEFPQNSLVWEINYRGDLLFMHQALHQKEKKNLTVEDGWIYFIHGWTQVIAEVFHIDITEDLFRRIESMSNSFRF